A stretch of the Balneola vulgaris DSM 17893 genome encodes the following:
- a CDS encoding DUF885 family protein, with protein sequence MKRTNIFLSLILAVIMSLPSAQATSFNSSIEDLITVYRADYGALSRKYAVQPSTEYFERFDTFYDTWLNKLDDINFNSLSQAQKVDYLLFKNELSKEQYFLQAEEKRYAAILNYLPNTAPILEFINKRRVGTSMDGKEVATLFNTWTQSVTAKHEALKNSELLAKREAQYLSRTINALQKGIEEAYGFYFGYDPDFTWWVEGPHATLKSTFDKYAESAAKHFDGKAEAVDKSGIVGSPIGREEIIKRLQFEMISYTPEELIAIAEKQYEWTYSEMIKASKELGFGNNWKEALEHVKTTYVPEGEQPALVKVLAEEAVDFLENKDLVTVPELAKETWRMVMLSPEWQKIAPFFLGGETVRIAYPTNTMSHDEKMMSMRGNNPHFSKAVVHHELIPGHHLQQFMNQRYETHRRLFGTPFWTEGWALYWEFVLWNKGFPNSPEDKIGMLYWRMHRAARIVFSLNYHLGKWTPQQCIDYLVENVGHEYANAEAEVRRSFEGNYGPLYQIAYMVGAMQFYSLRMEVVDSGNMPEKAFHDAILQQNSIPVAMVKALLTNQKLSKDFTSNWEFGNYLDGI encoded by the coding sequence ATGAAAAGAACGAATATTTTCCTCTCACTTATTTTAGCAGTTATAATGAGTCTACCATCGGCTCAAGCTACGAGCTTCAATTCGTCTATTGAAGACCTTATAACCGTATATAGGGCAGACTATGGGGCCTTATCTCGTAAGTACGCAGTTCAACCTTCTACAGAATATTTTGAGCGCTTTGATACCTTTTATGATACATGGCTCAACAAGCTTGATGACATCAACTTCAATAGCCTCTCTCAAGCTCAAAAAGTAGATTATCTCCTTTTTAAAAATGAACTCTCTAAAGAGCAATACTTTCTCCAAGCTGAAGAGAAAAGATATGCCGCTATTCTAAATTATTTACCAAACACTGCCCCCATCCTTGAGTTCATAAATAAACGACGAGTAGGAACTTCTATGGATGGCAAAGAGGTAGCTACCCTTTTTAACACTTGGACTCAATCAGTTACTGCTAAACATGAAGCACTTAAAAACTCAGAGTTATTGGCTAAACGAGAAGCTCAGTATCTCTCTAGAACCATAAATGCATTGCAAAAAGGTATTGAAGAAGCCTACGGCTTTTACTTCGGCTATGATCCTGATTTCACCTGGTGGGTGGAAGGCCCACATGCCACATTGAAATCTACGTTTGATAAATACGCTGAAAGTGCCGCCAAGCACTTCGATGGAAAGGCTGAAGCTGTAGATAAAAGTGGAATTGTAGGAAGTCCAATTGGGCGAGAAGAAATCATCAAACGTCTTCAATTTGAAATGATTTCCTATACTCCTGAAGAATTGATTGCCATTGCAGAAAAACAGTATGAATGGACCTACAGTGAAATGATAAAAGCTTCTAAGGAACTGGGATTCGGAAATAATTGGAAAGAAGCCTTAGAGCATGTAAAAACAACCTATGTACCCGAAGGTGAGCAACCTGCCTTGGTAAAAGTTCTAGCTGAAGAAGCCGTAGATTTCCTAGAAAACAAAGATCTTGTAACGGTACCCGAATTAGCCAAAGAAACATGGCGAATGGTGATGCTAAGTCCTGAGTGGCAAAAAATAGCACCCTTCTTTTTAGGTGGAGAAACCGTGCGTATTGCATACCCCACCAATACCATGTCGCATGACGAAAAGATGATGAGCATGAGGGGTAATAACCCACACTTTTCTAAAGCGGTAGTACATCACGAATTAATTCCTGGGCATCATTTACAACAGTTTATGAACCAACGATATGAAACCCATCGCCGACTATTTGGCACTCCTTTTTGGACAGAAGGCTGGGCTTTGTATTGGGAGTTTGTACTTTGGAACAAAGGATTTCCTAATTCACCCGAGGATAAAATCGGTATGCTGTACTGGCGAATGCACCGTGCAGCTCGAATTGTATTCTCACTTAATTATCACTTAGGGAAATGGACCCCTCAGCAGTGCATCGATTACTTAGTTGAGAATGTTGGCCATGAATATGCGAATGCCGAAGCCGAAGTTCGCCGTTCTTTTGAAGGAAACTATGGTCCATTATATCAAATTGCGTACATGGTAGGTGCTATGCAGTTTTACTCACTTCGCATGGAAGTAGTTGATAGCGGTAACATGCCTGAGAAAGCGTTTCATGAT